The following are encoded together in the Novipirellula artificiosorum genome:
- a CDS encoding sulfatase family protein: MRLLTTIFCFLFTLAATAAPAAEKNVIFFITDDESPTLGCYGDPVAVTPSIDAIAADGMVFRNAFATTASCSASRSVVMSGIHNHRNGQYGHQHHYHKFASFYDVVGLSLPRVMSRAGYRTAQIGKYHVAPETVYHFETYLRGDGRNAVAMADQCREFIINRDDDRPFFLYFGTADPHRGGGTDKQSSLALKPDLFGNKPNDGAHPGVDEVFFDPKDVPIPAFLPDTAETREELAQYYQSCARIDQGVGRLVKILKEANLYDKTLIVFTSDHGMAFSGGKTTVYEGGLRVPFVVRDPYQPNRGVESSALISHVDITPSLLDYAGGLDPKTNGPKDPIDPKAFWTKEASTLVGENRDGGEKFDAYQGKSWLPCLANPSAAHHETIFASHTFHEIQMYYPMRVVRDSKYKLIWNIAHPLPYPFASDLWAASSWQAQFQKGLDAPYGNKTVATYIHRPAFELYDIAADPDETTNLAESSGHQDILDRYKAKLKQMQKELDDPWIMKWDYE, from the coding sequence ATGCGTCTGTTAACAACCATTTTCTGTTTCCTGTTTACGCTTGCCGCGACCGCCGCGCCGGCAGCCGAAAAGAACGTCATCTTCTTTATCACAGATGATGAAAGCCCAACGTTGGGTTGCTACGGAGATCCCGTCGCTGTCACCCCCTCAATCGATGCGATCGCAGCCGATGGAATGGTCTTTCGCAACGCATTCGCGACGACCGCCTCATGCAGTGCTAGCCGCAGTGTGGTGATGAGCGGCATTCATAACCATCGCAACGGACAGTATGGCCACCAACATCACTACCATAAATTCGCGTCGTTTTATGACGTCGTTGGACTGTCGCTGCCGCGCGTGATGAGCCGAGCAGGATACCGCACAGCGCAGATCGGAAAGTACCACGTTGCACCCGAAACCGTTTATCACTTCGAAACCTACCTCCGAGGAGACGGTCGCAATGCTGTCGCGATGGCCGATCAATGTCGCGAATTCATCATCAACCGCGACGATGACCGCCCGTTCTTTCTGTACTTTGGTACCGCGGATCCTCATCGCGGCGGCGGTACCGATAAGCAATCATCACTTGCACTGAAGCCGGACCTGTTTGGCAACAAACCGAATGATGGTGCCCATCCCGGTGTCGACGAAGTCTTCTTCGATCCCAAAGACGTGCCGATCCCCGCCTTCTTGCCTGATACCGCTGAAACAAGAGAGGAATTGGCTCAGTACTACCAGTCGTGTGCGCGCATCGATCAAGGTGTCGGCCGGCTGGTTAAGATCTTGAAGGAAGCAAACCTCTACGACAAAACCTTGATCGTTTTTACGAGCGATCATGGCATGGCTTTTTCGGGGGGCAAGACGACGGTCTACGAAGGTGGCCTGCGTGTCCCCTTTGTGGTTCGCGATCCGTACCAACCGAACCGCGGTGTTGAGTCAAGTGCTTTGATTAGCCATGTCGACATCACTCCGTCCTTGCTCGATTACGCGGGTGGCTTGGATCCGAAGACCAACGGCCCCAAAGACCCAATCGACCCCAAGGCTTTCTGGACGAAGGAAGCCAGCACGCTTGTGGGCGAGAATCGTGACGGTGGCGAGAAGTTCGATGCCTATCAAGGAAAATCATGGCTACCCTGTCTGGCCAACCCTTCGGCTGCCCATCACGAGACGATTTTTGCCTCACATACGTTTCACGAAATCCAGATGTACTACCCCATGCGAGTCGTACGTGATTCCAAGTACAAATTGATCTGGAACATTGCTCATCCGCTTCCCTATCCGTTCGCATCCGATTTGTGGGCCGCCAGCAGTTGGCAAGCGCAATTCCAAAAAGGACTCGATGCACCTTATGGCAACAAAACGGTCGCGACCTACATCCACCGACCCGCATTTGAGCTCTACGATATCGCGGCCGACCCCGACGAAACCACGAACCTAGCAGAAAGCAGCGGCCACCAAGACATCTTGGATCGCTACAAAGCGAAGCTCAAGCAGATGCAAAAAGAACTCGACGACCCGTGGATCATGAAGTGGGACTACGAGTGA
- a CDS encoding BBP7 family outer membrane beta-barrel protein yields MNCLRDSLAIPEAYAMKLPRVHSISVSEIITSFFVVASIAAAVSPASGQVRTKKPDRGVYRPPTLLSPADASADLLVEVPLEDASKFFATEEEMATRGSDQTVLRAQPRLKQVAHSDVILMSPQSTEVLSSPTIVDSGTWPTPMAESASGGGIIYEDAYAGNGEIYYDDSSMGCGGCGSQACDGFGCDSYGCDGYGQCGTLCWPWANSNIAFTPDRWFGSIELLLMFRSGDYLPPLLTTGPATANNPGQIGSPGTQILVGNAEYLADMTAGGRLTVGTWLDDCRSRSLVFRGWFAGDETFDFSADQNTLPVITRPFLNVTTGQAAAQDTQVIATPGLTTLGVANVNLSSEVAGADISVRQHAYSRFGGTVDVLYGYQYMRMAENLTTFSTSTADADNAAPLGSIISITDSFEAENEFHGGQLGMATRYREGCWSFHSLLKFAFGQLTRRSTLAGSTATSNGPTVVDPNGLLVRSTNDGTVTDHTFGWVPELDLSLGWHQFPRFDVTVGYHIVAMTDAIQTSGLIDPQLASNLAEPIADPLRPSPRMNDKTFYVHGIHFGLQYVY; encoded by the coding sequence ATGAATTGTCTTCGAGACTCGCTCGCCATTCCGGAAGCCTACGCGATGAAATTGCCACGCGTCCATTCGATTTCTGTTTCGGAAATCATCACTTCATTTTTCGTTGTTGCTAGCATCGCCGCGGCGGTTTCGCCAGCATCGGGCCAAGTGCGAACAAAGAAGCCGGATCGTGGCGTCTACCGTCCACCAACTCTTTTGTCTCCCGCTGACGCCTCGGCGGATTTGTTGGTCGAGGTGCCTTTGGAGGACGCAAGTAAGTTCTTTGCGACCGAAGAGGAAATGGCGACTCGCGGTAGCGACCAGACTGTCTTGCGGGCACAGCCGCGACTAAAGCAGGTGGCTCATAGCGATGTGATCTTGATGAGCCCTCAATCAACCGAAGTTCTTAGCAGTCCGACGATTGTCGATAGTGGGACTTGGCCGACGCCGATGGCTGAAAGCGCATCGGGTGGCGGCATCATCTACGAAGATGCGTATGCCGGCAATGGCGAGATCTACTATGACGATTCGTCGATGGGTTGTGGCGGATGCGGATCGCAAGCATGTGATGGATTTGGATGCGATTCCTATGGATGCGATGGTTATGGGCAATGCGGAACATTGTGTTGGCCATGGGCCAATTCGAACATCGCTTTCACACCCGATCGATGGTTCGGTTCGATTGAGCTGTTGTTGATGTTTCGCAGCGGCGACTACTTGCCGCCGCTGTTGACGACCGGTCCAGCGACGGCGAACAACCCGGGTCAGATCGGCAGTCCTGGAACCCAAATCTTGGTTGGCAATGCGGAATACCTAGCCGACATGACCGCCGGCGGTCGTTTGACGGTCGGGACTTGGTTGGACGATTGTCGATCTCGAAGTTTGGTGTTTCGCGGCTGGTTCGCTGGCGATGAAACATTCGATTTCAGTGCCGACCAAAACACCCTCCCCGTGATCACGCGGCCCTTTCTCAACGTCACAACCGGGCAGGCGGCGGCGCAGGACACACAAGTGATCGCGACACCGGGATTGACCACGTTGGGGGTTGCGAATGTGAACCTCTCGAGCGAAGTCGCGGGGGCAGACATCTCGGTTCGCCAGCATGCGTATTCTCGATTTGGCGGAACCGTGGATGTGTTGTACGGCTATCAGTACATGCGGATGGCTGAAAACCTGACGACCTTTAGCACTTCGACTGCGGATGCGGACAATGCAGCACCGCTCGGTTCGATCATCTCGATTACCGATTCGTTCGAAGCGGAAAACGAATTTCACGGCGGCCAGCTTGGGATGGCGACCCGATATCGTGAAGGATGTTGGTCGTTCCACAGCTTGTTGAAGTTCGCATTCGGCCAGTTGACTCGCCGCTCGACTTTGGCAGGCAGCACGGCGACGAGCAACGGGCCCACCGTCGTCGACCCGAATGGGTTGCTGGTTCGCAGCACCAATGACGGCACGGTCACCGACCATACCTTTGGATGGGTGCCCGAATTGGACTTGTCACTGGGGTGGCACCAATTTCCACGCTTTGACGTGACGGTCGGCTACCACATTGTTGCGATGACCGATGCGATCCAAACCTCGGGATTGATTGATCCTCAGCTTGCGTCGAACTTGGCGGAGCCGATCGCCGATCCGCTCCGTCCATCGCCCCGAATGAACGACAAAACCTTCTACGTTCACGGCATCCATTTCGGGCTACAGTACGTGTATTAA